GTGTCTTGGCAGTTAACACTTGCTGAATAAAAAAGAAAAATTGTAGTTTATTTGTTTAATGGGTTCAGTTAAGAGCTTGAGAAATTAAATAACATTAATAAAGGTATTCCAACTGTCAACAGGTTTGGAATGCCTTTTTATGTGTAAGTGAGTGGCTTGAAACTACCAATTCTACGGTTGTTTTAAGTAAATGGAATGGATATATAATTTTGTGAGTTTTTATAATTTTTAGTAATTATTATCATTTATCTGTTAATATAAATATAGATAACTATGTAATAACTATCAGGCAGGTTAATAGAAAAAGGAAAGCATAAATAATTAATAAGCTTACACTTAAAATGCAACTAGGTCATTAGGAGGAATAACTGTAATGGATACTACACAACAAAACAGTAATGCATGGGATAAGAAGGTTGAAGAAGGTTCTAGATACACGCAACCTGTAAGTAGTGAGGTTATTGAGAAAAGCAAATCAGGTGAATGGGAGATTACAGTGACTACGGAAAAATCAGTTCCTAGAGATTGGTTTCCAAAGTCATTAAATGGATTAAAGATACTTTGCTTAGCATCAGGTGGCGGACAACAAGCACCAGTTCTAGCTGCTGCTGGAGCAGATGTAACAGTTACTGATATATCCAAGAAGCAATTGGAACAAGATGAAAAGGTAGCAAAACGAGATGGTTTAACTTTAAAAACAGTACAAGGAGATATGACAGACCTTAGTGATTTTGAGGATGAATATTTTGATATTGTTGTAAATCCTGTTTCTAATTTATTTGTAAAAGATGTTCATCTTGTATGGAATGAAGTTTCAAGGGTCTTAAAGAATAAAGGTATTCTCATTTCTGGATTTACAAATCCGTTACTATGGATTTTTGATGATAATCAAGAACAAAAAGGAATTCTTGATGTAAAACATTCAATCCCTTCATCGACATTGGATTATTTACCAGAGGATGAAGTTCAAGATTACATCGATTCAAATCAAACAATAGAATATGCGCATACACTAGAAGATCAAATCCAAGGCCAAATTGAAGCGGGTTTTATTATAACAGGTTTTTATGAGGATGATTTTGGTGGAACAAGGATATTAGATAAGCATATTAAAACATTTATTGCTACAAAAGCTATAAAGTTAAAGGTTGATTAAGAATTTTGACTTGTCACACGAGAAGTTAGTCGAAGAAGG
This genomic window from Bacillus anthracis str. Vollum contains:
- a CDS encoding class I SAM-dependent methyltransferase; this translates as MDTTQQNSNAWDKKVEEGSRYTQPVSSEVIEKSKSGEWEITVTTEKSVPRDWFPKSLNGLKILCLASGGGQQAPVLAAAGADVTVTDISKKQLEQDEKVAKRDGLTLKTVQGDMTDLSDFEDEYFDIVVNPVSNLFVKDVHLVWNEVSRVLKNKGILISGFTNPLLWIFDDNQEQKGILDVKHSIPSSTLDYLPEDEVQDYIDSNQTIEYAHTLEDQIQGQIEAGFIITGFYEDDFGGTRILDKHIKTFIATKAIKLKVD